One part of the Streptomyces lienomycini genome encodes these proteins:
- a CDS encoding DUF4328 domain-containing protein, translating to MNDDAQSPVFRPARGLAHCVIGTLALAGAAWAARGVWQVRLAVTGEPLSGPPDQGDGNHRPLTSLEDAYHLVSTVGDIATVLCAVTFLLWLSQVRDNARALSGQRLRYAGPWVYLGWIVPIANLWVPRGIVAEVYRAGRPDARLPWTVNVWWGLWLVGALSGAGLMYADSKDDVIARAYGDVTPLLVADTAVVGAAVACALVVRAVTDAQDSRGDAGARPATP from the coding sequence ATGAACGACGACGCGCAATCGCCCGTTTTCCGCCCGGCCCGGGGACTCGCCCACTGCGTCATCGGGACGCTCGCGCTGGCCGGTGCGGCCTGGGCCGCCAGAGGCGTGTGGCAGGTGCGGCTGGCCGTGACGGGAGAACCACTCTCCGGCCCGCCGGACCAGGGCGACGGCAACCACCGCCCGCTGACCTCCCTGGAGGACGCCTACCACCTGGTCAGCACCGTGGGCGACATCGCCACGGTGCTCTGTGCCGTCACCTTCCTGCTCTGGCTGTCGCAGGTCCGCGACAACGCGCGCGCCCTGTCCGGACAGCGGCTGCGCTACGCCGGGCCCTGGGTCTACCTCGGCTGGATCGTGCCCATAGCCAACCTCTGGGTTCCCCGCGGCATCGTCGCCGAGGTCTACCGCGCCGGCCGCCCCGACGCCCGTCTGCCGTGGACCGTCAACGTGTGGTGGGGCCTGTGGCTGGTGGGCGCCCTGAGCGGGGCCGGCCTGATGTACGCCGACTCGAAGGACGACGTCATCGCCCGCGCCTACGGGGACGTCACCCCGCTGCTGGTGGCGGACACCGCCGTCGTCGGCGCGGCCGTGGCCTGCGCTCTCGTGGTCCGCGCCGTCACCGACGCGCAGGACAGCCGGGGAGACGCCGGCGCCCGGCCGGCCACCCCGTAA
- a CDS encoding class I SAM-dependent methyltransferase, whose protein sequence is MAQPRPSSFDDLVAEGDSVPTEGWDFSWFEGRATEARPSWGYARSLADRLAGATAALDVQTGGGEVLDFALGTAAPHRPPLVVATEGWAPNVAEATRRLRPRGVPVVDSADDAPLPFADGAFDLVVSRHPVEPHWDDIARVLAPGGTYFAQHVGPASVFELIEYFLGPLPEASHRHRRPEDERAAAEAAGLEVADLRAERLRMEFHDVGAVVHFLRKVVWMVPGFTVEAYRDRLRELHERIGAVGPFVAHSARHLFDVRKPEPGRGRAS, encoded by the coding sequence ATGGCACAGCCCCGCCCGTCCTCCTTCGACGACCTCGTGGCTGAGGGAGACTCCGTTCCCACCGAGGGGTGGGACTTCTCCTGGTTCGAGGGCCGGGCCACCGAGGCCCGGCCGTCCTGGGGCTACGCGCGGTCCCTGGCGGACCGGCTGGCCGGGGCCACCGCCGCACTGGACGTGCAGACCGGGGGAGGGGAGGTCCTGGACTTCGCCCTGGGGACCGCCGCCCCCCACCGGCCCCCGCTCGTCGTCGCCACCGAGGGCTGGGCGCCCAACGTCGCCGAGGCCACCCGGAGGCTGCGCCCGCGCGGAGTCCCGGTGGTCGACTCGGCCGACGACGCGCCCCTCCCCTTCGCGGACGGCGCCTTCGACCTGGTCGTGAGCCGGCATCCGGTCGAGCCGCACTGGGACGACATCGCCCGCGTACTCGCGCCCGGCGGCACCTACTTCGCCCAACACGTCGGCCCCGCCAGCGTCTTCGAACTCATCGAGTACTTCCTCGGGCCGCTGCCCGAGGCGAGCCACCGGCACCGCCGTCCCGAGGACGAGCGCGCCGCCGCCGAGGCCGCCGGGCTGGAGGTCGCGGACCTGAGGGCGGAACGGCTGCGGATGGAGTTCCACGACGTCGGCGCCGTCGTCCACTTCCTGCGCAAGGTCGTGTGGATGGTCCCCGGCTTCACCGTCGAGGCGTACCGCGACCGGCTGCGCGAGCTGCACGAGCGCATCGGGGCCGTCGGCCCCTTCGTCGCCCACAGCGCCCGCCACCTCTTCGACGTACGCAAGCCGGAACCCGGGCGGGGACGCGCGTCCTAG
- a CDS encoding PhoH family protein yields the protein MVTSTKRHKPDRRTYVLDTSVLLADPNALNRFDEHEVVLPIVVVTELEAKRHHPELGYFARQALRLLDEFRVRHGRLDAPIPIGDLGGTVRVELNHSDPSVLPTGYRLGDNDSRILAVARNLQAEGFDVTVVSKDLPLRIKASSVGLLAEEYRAELAITDASGWTGMSELTLPAEQVDVLFEEGRVHVPEAADLPVHTGLTIQSERGKALGRVTPDGSVRLVRGDREAFGIKGRSAEQRIALDLLLDPDVGIVSMGGRAGTGKSALALCAGLEAVLERRQHQKVMVFRPLYAVGGQELGYLPGSEAEKMSPWAQAVFDTLSAVTSREVIEEVTARGMLEVLPLTHIRGRSLHDAFVIVDEAQSLERNVLLTVLSRIGADSRVVLTHDVAQRDNLRVGRYDGVVAVIEKLKGHPLFAHVTLTRSERSQIAALVTEMLEDGHI from the coding sequence GTGGTGACCAGCACAAAGCGCCACAAGCCCGACAGGCGCACCTACGTTCTCGACACCAGCGTCCTGCTGGCCGACCCGAACGCCCTGAACCGCTTCGACGAGCACGAGGTCGTGCTCCCCATCGTCGTGGTGACGGAGCTGGAGGCGAAACGGCACCATCCCGAACTCGGTTACTTCGCCAGGCAGGCCCTGCGTCTGCTCGACGAGTTCCGGGTGCGGCACGGTCGCCTCGACGCCCCTATCCCCATCGGGGATCTCGGAGGTACCGTCCGTGTCGAGCTCAACCACTCGGACCCCAGCGTGCTGCCCACCGGCTACCGCCTGGGGGACAACGACTCCCGCATCCTCGCGGTCGCCCGCAATCTGCAGGCGGAGGGCTTCGACGTCACCGTCGTCTCGAAGGACCTCCCGCTGAGGATCAAAGCCTCCTCCGTCGGGCTCCTCGCCGAGGAGTACCGCGCCGAGCTGGCCATCACGGACGCCTCCGGCTGGACCGGGATGTCCGAACTGACCCTGCCGGCCGAGCAGGTGGACGTGCTCTTCGAGGAGGGCCGGGTCCACGTCCCCGAGGCCGCCGACCTGCCCGTGCACACCGGTCTGACCATCCAGTCGGAGCGCGGCAAGGCCCTCGGCCGCGTCACACCCGACGGCAGCGTCCGGCTGGTGCGCGGCGACCGGGAGGCGTTCGGCATCAAGGGCCGCAGCGCCGAGCAGCGCATCGCGCTCGACCTGCTCCTCGACCCGGACGTCGGCATCGTCTCGATGGGCGGCCGGGCCGGCACCGGCAAGTCGGCGCTGGCGCTGTGCGCGGGCCTGGAGGCCGTGCTGGAGCGCCGGCAGCACCAGAAGGTGATGGTCTTCCGTCCGCTGTACGCGGTGGGCGGGCAGGAGCTCGGCTACCTGCCCGGCTCCGAGGCGGAGAAGATGAGCCCCTGGGCGCAGGCGGTCTTCGACACGCTGTCGGCCGTCACCAGCCGCGAGGTCATCGAGGAGGTGACCGCCCGCGGCATGCTGGAGGTCCTGCCCCTCACCCACATCCGCGGCCGCTCGCTGCACGACGCGTTCGTGATCGTGGACGAGGCCCAGTCGCTCGAGCGGAACGTCCTGCTGACCGTCCTGTCCCGGATCGGGGCCGACTCACGCGTCGTCCTCACCCACGACGTGGCACAGCGGGACAACCTGCGGGTGGGGCGGTACGACGGAGTCGTCGCCGTCATCGAGAAACTGAAGGGGCATCCGCTCTTCGCGCACGTCACCCTGACGCGCTCCGAGAGGTCGCAGATCGCCGCACTCGTGACCGAAATGCTGGAGGACGGTCACATCTGA
- a CDS encoding aggregation-promoting factor C-terminal-like domain-containing protein: MSRISVRGFAVASATAVTAVGSVVGVASGSVAQNNDAEATAAGTTLLADIPMGEQAQVQTASLTQQADVQAIAADASARKDAEAAARKAAAQTAVDKQEKAKKAAADAKKREAQREAASRDAKRDATSFSVQSSYSTGQIQAMARQMVPSGQFQCFSNIVDHESSWNYKAVNASSGAYGLFQALPAGKYASAGADWRTNPATQIKWGLSYMDNRYGSPCEAWTFWQANHWY; encoded by the coding sequence GTGAGCCGGATCTCGGTCCGGGGATTCGCAGTGGCCTCGGCCACGGCGGTCACCGCCGTCGGAAGCGTCGTCGGAGTTGCCTCGGGCAGCGTCGCGCAGAACAACGACGCGGAGGCGACAGCAGCCGGCACGACGCTGCTCGCGGACATCCCCATGGGCGAGCAGGCGCAGGTGCAGACCGCGTCCCTGACGCAGCAGGCCGACGTACAGGCCATCGCCGCGGACGCGAGCGCCAGGAAGGACGCCGAGGCGGCGGCCCGCAAGGCAGCGGCCCAGACGGCCGTGGACAAGCAGGAGAAGGCCAAGAAGGCGGCCGCGGACGCCAAGAAGCGCGAGGCGCAGAGGGAAGCGGCCAGCCGCGACGCCAAGCGCGACGCCACCAGCTTCTCCGTCCAGAGCTCCTACAGCACCGGCCAGATCCAGGCGATGGCCCGTCAGATGGTGCCCAGCGGCCAGTTCCAGTGCTTCAGCAACATCGTGGACCACGAGTCCAGCTGGAACTACAAGGCCGTCAACGCCTCCTCCGGAGCCTACGGACTCTTCCAGGCCCTCCCGGCGGGCAAGTACGCCTCCGCGGGCGCGGACTGGCGCACCAACCCGGCCACGCAGATCAAGTGGGGCCTCAGCTACATGGACAACCGCTACGGCAGCCCGTGCGAGGCCTGGACCTTCTGGCAGGCCAACCACTGGTACTGA